TACCACATCCTCGTTGGCCTCCGCATCCACCAGCGAAGTAGCTATATCGTACACAGGTTCTTCTGCATCGTATAGGACAAACTCATCCACGTCCATATAGCCCCAGTCGCTCTGGAGTTTGATTGTATTGGCTCCCCCGTTCAGCCGATAGATGCCTACTTCTTGTTCTTTCCATTCATTGGAGGCAGTGATTTCGAATGTGACGGGATGAGGTCCAATCGCATTGATGAAGAGATCCTGCGTTCGCTGACCTGAGGGAGAACTGTACCTCACCACGAGCCTATACAACGCCCCCCTCTCCACATGCAGAGTGAGTTCCACATAGTCACTCTTGCTATCAAACCCGGTGACATATCCCGAACCCGAATACCCAGGTGTACTTGTAGCGATTGATACGCCATGGAGTATACCATCTTCCGCTTCGAAACGTGTGATAGGGTCCTGTGCCGTAGCGAGCCATGCGCTTGCGCTCAAGAAGAGCATAGTAGTGATTCGGAGTATATCTGTCATAGTAAGTAGTCTTTGTTGATATAGAAAAGCTGTAGAGACACCTCAACAGAGGCAATGCCACGACTCTATTTCTTGCTCAGACGAAGCATCAATACATCTCTGCCTGGCAATGAAGCCTTCAGTGCTTTCTTGGTATTGCCTGCTTTCTTGTGTGTCCAGACGTTGTAGATGTCATAGCGAGACTGTGCAAAATCAGTCGTGTGTCCAAAATCAGGGTCTACAAGTTTGTTGGTCGCCCAGTCAAACGTGATGTCCATCGCTTCTTCGGTTCTGTTGAGGAAACAAATCGCTACGTCACCACCGGCGAGTGGCTTGACCCATACTTCGTAATCCTCCTCATCGATATGCTTGTAGCCCTGTACACCGAGCGTGTCTTGATCGATCGCGATCACATCCTTGTTGGTCAGGATCTCCAGAGTCTCTGGTGACATATTTCGGATGTCATTGCCGGCAATCAGCGGAGCAGCCTGCATTGCCCAAAGCGCAAAGTGTGCTCTATCCTCGTTGACAGTCATGCCATTGCCAACCTCCATCATGTCAGGGTCGTTCCAGTGACCAGGCCCTGCAGCGCTACGGATACCCGGGTGCATGTCGATAATCTGCAGCACGCCCCACGACGACCAAGTCCCGTGATCTTCTTCACAGTCAAAACAATTGTAGATATCTCCTGTCGTCCTCCAGAGGTGACCGATAGGCTCTGCCCAATCCCACGGATCGTTGTCTCCCCACTCGCAGATGCTGAGTACAATCGGGCGACCTGCCTCATAAAGTGCGTCACGCATCGTCAAATAGGCTCCTTCTGCTTTGAGACCTTCGGTATTGCACCAGTCGTATTTGAGGTAGTCTACTCCCCAGCTCGCATAGGTCATCGCATCTTGGTACTCTCTACCCCGACTCCCCGGTCGACCTCCACACGTTTGCCATCCCGCATCAGAATAGATGCCAAATTTCAAGCCTTTGGAATGCACATAATCTGCCAAAGCCTTGATCCCAGAAGGGAAACGCGCTGGATCTGCTTGGATAAACCCTAAACTGTCTCGCTCTCCATGCCAACAGTCATCTATCACGATGTATTCGTATCCTGCGTCCTTCATACCCGAAGACACCATGGCGTCTGCCGTTTCTTTGATCAAATCTTCGGTCACATCACAGGCGAATTTATTCCAGCTGTTCCATCCCATCGGAGGAGTGTCTGCTAATCCTTCGAACTTTTGTGCTTTTGCACCTAGTGCAAAAACAGTGATCATTGCTACTATGAGTATCTTTTTCATGCTATTCGTTTTGTTTGAACTGTCCTCTTCCTCTCTGCGCTCCCAAAATGGAAGGAAAGGCGAGCGGTCTATTTGATCAATATTGTCTCTCCCAGTCGTCGGTGCGGAAAGGCACCGCTGGCAATTCTTCTTCGTTGTACAGGCTAGTCGCGGGATTGTCTGCCCAAGCGTAGCGTACCGCTACTGGCACGGCCACCTCCGACGCAGACAAGACCACTTGGTCGCCTACTATTTTGGCATCCGCCCAATAGAACTTCTGATCTTCTCCTGCAATCGCAAACCCCAGTACTTTGTCCTCATTAGACTTCAGTCCCGTACCGATATTGTCAAAGGTCACCGTCACGGCATTGCCTTCCACTTGATGACTCTTGTACATCGGGCCTGCATAGACCACATCATCCCCGTAGGATACCTTTTTGGCACTCAGCCAAAGTCTCTGCCCTACATCCAGCTTGTTGCGGGGATGGATATCGTCCGCATCCCCTATATCGATCGTCACTGCCATACCCGTCTTTGGGAGGCTCAAAGTCTCAGTCTGCGCCTCTCTCAATCTCGCCCAGTCACTATCGCTTGG
The DNA window shown above is from Reichenbachiella sp. 5M10 and carries:
- a CDS encoding glycoside hydrolase family 27 protein, encoding MKKILIVAMITVFALGAKAQKFEGLADTPPMGWNSWNKFACDVTEDLIKETADAMVSSGMKDAGYEYIVIDDCWHGERDSLGFIQADPARFPSGIKALADYVHSKGLKFGIYSDAGWQTCGGRPGSRGREYQDAMTYASWGVDYLKYDWCNTEGLKAEGAYLTMRDALYEAGRPIVLSICEWGDNDPWDWAEPIGHLWRTTGDIYNCFDCEEDHGTWSSWGVLQIIDMHPGIRSAAGPGHWNDPDMMEVGNGMTVNEDRAHFALWAMQAAPLIAGNDIRNMSPETLEILTNKDVIAIDQDTLGVQGYKHIDEEDYEVWVKPLAGGDVAICFLNRTEEAMDITFDWATNKLVDPDFGHTTDFAQSRYDIYNVWTHKKAGNTKKALKASLPGRDVLMLRLSKK